Part of the Salinigranum rubrum genome is shown below.
GCCCCGCGCCGACCCCTTCCTCGTCGGGGTCGAGGCTGGCGGCGAGGTCGACCAGTTCGACGCCCTCGCGGACGTTGATGAGTTGGGTGTCGACGCCGTCGTCCTTCAGGGTCTGGATGGCGCGGTCGGCCCACGGCTGGAAGTTCTCGCCGACGTGAACGAACGCGTCCGCCTCGATGATGTCCCGCGTGACGCTCGCGTTCGGCTCCCAGCCGTGGCCGTGCAGCCCCGTCGGGATCAAGTTCTTGATCGTGAGCGGCGTGCCGCGGGCGACTTGCCGCGCGAAGTCGTAGAAACTGAAGAAGGAGGCGACGACGACGGGTCCCTCCTCGGAGCCACCGCTACCGGTGCTGGAGCCGGAGCCAGAGCTAGAGCCGGATCCGGAGCCGGCACCGGCGGTCGCGCTCCCGCCCAGACAGCCGGCGAGCCCCGCGGAAACGAGGCTTCCGCCCGCTGCGAGGGCGGCCCTGCGTGACCAGAGCCGGCTCTCGGTCGAATCCTGTGTACTCTTCATGCGTGACTTAGACAGTCTACACCCATATAATTTTGTCTGTCGCAATAATAGTTTAGAGTCGTCTAATTCATGCGGCCGGGACGATGGCAGCGTTGACGTACCCCGGCGCGGTATATCGGGTATGACGGAGGTCACCGTGCGGCCCTACGACGACGGGGACGCCGACGAACTCTGGTCGCTGAAGCGCGGCTTCGAACTCGGACTCGGACACGGGACCGGTGGCGACGACAAGGGTGCGACGTACGCGGCGAAACTCACCGAGAGCTATCGGCGGAAGTGGCTCGCGTGGGTCGAGCGCTGCGTCGACGAGGACCCCGACTGCGTGCAACTGGCGGTCCACGAGGAGGGGCCCATCGGCTACGTCTTCGTCCTCCCGGCCTCGCTGGCGTTCGTCTGGGACGCCGCCGTGCTGAACGAACTGTACCTCGACCCGCCCGCACGCGGCACGGGTGTCGCGGACGACCTGATGGAGGCGGCGCTCGCGTGCGCCGAGAAACAGGACCTCCCTTTGGAGCGACTGGTGCTCGACGTGGACCGCGAGAACGACCGCGCGCGAGCCTTCTACGACCGCTGGGGTTTCGAACACTGGGGCGAGATGGTGGCCCGCGAACTGTGACCCCACGGGAGTCTCGTCGACTGACACGAACCGGGGCGAGTGGACAGCTTCAAGCGACCACATCCCCCAGAGGCTGACGATGCTGCTGCGAGACGCCCGACTCCTGTCGAGCGACGTCGACCGCGTCGGTGACCTCCGCGTCGTCGACGGTCGCATCGGCGCTGTCGGTGACCTCACTCCCCGGTCGGACGAGCGCTGTCTCGGCCTCGACGGGCGAACGCTCATGCCCGGCCTGGTCGACGCGCACGTCCACTTCTCGCTCTCCGCCGAGACGACGATCGAGTCCGTCGTGAACATGTCCGACGCGGAACTGGCGCTCGCGGAGTCGCGGAACGCGCGGAAGACGCTCGAAGCGGGCGTCACCGGGGTTCGGGCGATGGGCGCGGCCGGCGTCGACCTCCACCTCAAGCGAGCGGTCGAGCGCGGCGACGTCCCCGGGCCGCGGATGGTCGCGAACGGCCGGTCGATCACCGTCACGGGCGGACACGGTCACCACCTCGGGAGGGAAATCGACGGGCCGGTGGACGCCCGGAAGGCGGTCCGCGAGCAGGTCAAACGCGGCGCGGACTTCATCAAGTTCATGACGACCGGCGGGGTGACGACGCCCGGCACCGACCCCGATACGGTCGCGCTCACCGACGACGAACTCGACGCCCTGGTCGACGAGACGCACCGCCACGGCCTCCACGCGGCGACGCACGTCCACGGCGCGGAGGGGGCGAAGGCGGCCGCGCTGGCCGGCGTCGACACCATCGAACACGGGACGTTCCTCGACGAGGAGGCCATCGAACTCATGCTGTCCGAAGAGGTGACGCTGGTCCCGACGCTCTCGGCGCCGTACTACATCGTCCGCAACGTCGAGTGGGCGACGCCCGACACGGCACGGAAGACCGAACACATCTACGAACGCCACATCGACTCGTTCGCACGAGCGGTGGAGGCGGGCGTCACCATCGCCGGCGGCACCGACGCGGGCACCCCGTTCAACGACCACGGCGCGAACGCGGCGGAGGTGACGTTTATGATCGAACACGGGCTCTCGCCGCGCGCGGCCATCGAGGCGATGACCGAGACGGCGGCACGGACGGTCGGCCTCGACGACTGCGGGACCCTCGACGAGGGCGCACACGCGGACCTCCTCGTGATCCAGGGCGATCCGCTGGAGGATTCGACGCGGCTCAACGCGCCCGAAGCCGTGCTCTTCGGTGGGGAACTCGCGTCGGGGTACCTCCCGACGGAGGAGTGAACCGAGCGGGTCCGGGCTAGCTCACGCCGAGGTCGCTCAGGCGCTCTTGGCCTCCTTCCGCCCCGAAACCTCGTCGACGTCGACCCGGAAGAACCGGAACGTCAGCTCGCGCGGGTGACGGTCGAACACGTCGACGAGGGGAATGTGGACCCGGCGCATCGCCTGTACCACGTCGGAGTCGATGGCCGCCTCGGTCGCCTCCTCCAGACGACCGGTGACGACGACGCTCCGCCACCCCGCATCCTCCTGTCGGTGGACCACGAGCGACAGCGGCCGGTTCGCGGTGACGACCGCCTCCTTTCCGCTCTCGGTGTCGAACGCGAGTCGAAGGTAGAGTCCGTCAGAGTCGGCATCGTACCCGTACGAGACCGGCAGCGAGTACGGGGGTTCACCCTCCTCGGTGGCGAACGAGACGACACCGGTCCCGCCGGTGCCGAGGAACGCGGCCCGTTCGTCGTCGTCCATCCGTACCGAGCGCGTGTCGTTCATACCCCGAGGTAGGATGTCAGCAAGCAAAAACGATGCGACGGGACCCGGGGAGCGAGAAACGACTCTCGCCTCGACCTACACCTGTTTGTGGCCCGTGAGTTCGTCGGGCGCGAGCCGGAACAGCTCGAAGTCGAGTTCGCGCGCGGGCCGGTCGAAGACGGTGAAGAAGGGGATGTTGACGCGGCGGATGGCCTCGACGACGCTGGAATCGATCGCCGCCTCGCCGGTCTCGCGCAAGCGACCACGCGCGACGACGCTCCGCCACCCCTCTTCGGTCTCCCGATTCACGACGAGCGTGGCGGGACGGCTCGGTCCGATGTACTCCCGTTTCCGGCTGTCGGCGTGGAAGGCCAGACGGAGGTAGAACGTCCCCTCCTCGCGGTCGTACCCGTACGAGACCGGAATCGCGTACGACTCGTCGTCCCTCGCGAGCGCGAGTACCCCCGTCCCCTCGTTGCCGAGAAACGCGTTCACCTCTCTGTCGTCCATGAGTTCCGCGCGAGACACACCACTAGAACGACACCAAGTGGTATAAGTTCACACCTCCTGACGGTTCGGCGCTCGGCCACGCGGGACGGACGGTGGACCCGAGCGTGGGCCGACGAGGGACTCGAACGGACGCGATGAACCGGTCCGAGCCTCGTTTCGTATCGCGCTCTGCGGTTTATGCCACCGACAACGGCGGCCGTCCACCGCGTTTAGATGTGCCCAAAATTCGGAACGGTTTCGCGTGTCTGGATGGGCTAAATCGCATGCCGAGAGGGACACGAGGCGGCGGAGCGCCCACGATTCAACACGCCAGCACGGGCAGCGGCGGCTTCGAGGTGACGGAGGTGGCGGTGGTCGACCCGTCCGGGACCCAGCACACGGAGGCGAACGGCGTCGGCGTCCTCGGCGCGGGCGACACGGCCGAGGTACCACTCGCGCGTTTCGCCACCGCTGGGGGACACGCGGCTCACAGTCCACGTTCGCGGGAAACAGTACGACGCCGACGGCGAGGTGGTCAGAAGCGGCCACCTCACACGTCCGGCGTACGTGAGCGTCTCCGAGCCAACAGAGTCGACGGCGACGACGACGGTCGAACTGAACAGTCGACCGACGGGGACGGGAGCACCGCCGTTCTGCGCTCGTCCGCCCCGTCTCGCTGACTTCCGGGGTCGCCCTGCTCGCGGGCTGTTCTCGTCCGTCCGCGTTTCTCCGGGTCGCCCGGCTGAACACGTCGAGTCGGGGCGTTCGCGACGAAAGAAGCTCCCGGCGCGGACTACGCTACGATGTAACCGCGTGCGCCTGCTATCAGGCCCGCATCATGCCGCGGCAGTGCTCGGCGCACGCTTCGAGGACGTCGGCGCAGACCTGACAGTGGTCGTGGTCGTGGCTGGAGCACTCCTCGGCGCACTCCTCGCAGACGCCGGCGCAGGCTTCGGCTAGTTGGTCGCTGTAGTTCGAGCCCCGGGCCACGAAGCGGGCGTGCAGGGAGGCGATGTCCGCGACGTCGCGGCAGAGCCGGGCGCACTCTTCCATCTCCTCGTCGCCGAGACACTCGTCGGCACACCACTCACAGACCTCGGCGGCCTCGTTGCAGATCTCGATACACTCGCGTTCCTCGTCGCTCAGTCCGTCGATCTTCGAGACGGTCTCTGCAAGGGACATTGCGTTACTACGTCGGTGGGGAACCGGATTCAGCTTCGTGCTTGCACATGTCGGTGCTGTTCTCGCGTCGGCGTAATCCATTGCGACCGGAATCCGGATACCCTCGTCGCAGTACACCGGCCTCGTCATGCCGAGGCAGGCTCAGAGGAACTCGTTCGGAAGTCATCGATGTGATCGTAGTAGTACGCGAGTGCCCTGTGGACGTCCGCGAGCGTAAGGTCCAGACGGTTCACTCGACACACGAGAGAGACTGAGACACACACGTCGAGACGATGTAGACTGGACGGAGAAGTCGGCGAAATCGTGTGTGCAGTGTGTAAACACGTTGGTTCGCCGTTCAACGACTGGTCACCGCCGAGGTGATGGACCTACTGCACCCGGCGACGCTTTCGGTGGGTGTGTCTGTATATATGGGGAATATTCTTGTCTCTACCCATCATACGTCGGTGTATGTCGGACGCGAGACTCGACGACCGGGGGCGTCTGACGCTCCCGAAGGAGATGCGAGAACGATACGGTGAACACTACCACATCGTCCAACTTCACGACGGAATCAAGTTGATTCCGGTCGCGGACGACCCGCTCGACGCGCTCCGAGAGGAGTTTGCGGACGTCGAGAAGACGGCTAGCGAACTTCGCGAGGAAGCCCGCGAAGCGGCGTTGGACGAGGCCGGACGCTGAATGTACGCCGAGACCGATTTCCTTCTCGCACTCATCAAAGACGAAGACTGGCTCGGAGATGCCGCCGAGGCGGTGTATCGCGCACACCGAAACGAGCTGTGGACATCGCAGTTCACGCTCATCGAACTGCTCTTGGTCGCGTACCGCGAGGACCGAGACACGGAACGAGTCGTCACGAACGCCGCAAAGCTCGTGGAGGTTCGCGGCGACGTGGACACGGTCGTCGCGGCAGCCACGTACGTCGAAGACCACGGACTCACTCCCTTCGACGCGCTCCACCTCGTCGAATCTGATGGAGACACCGTCGTCTCCAGCGATGGGGCGTACGAAGGCTTCGTCCCCCGTCTCGGTCTCCAGAGCGTGGACGAGGAGTAGCCCTCCGCAACCACTAAACCCGCCTCACTCCTTCCTCCCGTAATGGCCGATTGGACGGAGAAGTACCGGCCGACGACGCTGTCGGAGGTGCGCGGCAACGACACGGCCCGCGACGAGTTCGCGGAGTGGGCCGACACGTGGGACGAACACCGAGAACCGGCCGTCCTCCACGGGAGCCCCGGCGTCGGCAAGACGAGCGCAGCGCACGCGCTGGCCGCCGACAAGGGGTGGGAGACGGTGGAGTTGAACGCCTCGGACCAGCGAACGGCGGACGTCATCGAGCGCTTTGCGGGGCGGGCGGCGATGAACACGACGCTCTCTGGGGCTTCGAACGCCGACTCCCGTGGGGAGCGTGACAGAGGCCGCCAACTCGTCATCCTCGACGAGGCGGACAACATCCACTACCAGAAGGACTACGGGGGAAAACAGGCCGTCACGAAGCTCCTGAAGGAGGCGAACCAGCCGGTCGTGCTCATCGCGAACGACTTCTACGAGATGTCGCGGGGGATGCGCAGCGCCTGCCGGGAGATCGAGTTCCGCGACGTCTCCGCGCGCTCGATCGTGCCGGTCCTCCGCGACATCTGCCGGCGCGAGGGCGTCGAGTTCGAGGCACGGGCGCTCGAACGTATCGCGGAGTCGAACGACGGCGACCTCCGCTCCGCAGTGAGAGACCTCCAGAGTTCGGTCGGCGGGAGAGCGTCGCTTTCCCTCGACGACGTGACCTCCGGCGGGAGGGACCGGACGGTGAACATCTTCGGCTTCCTCGACAGCGTCCTCAAGGAGTCCGACTCCGCCGAGGAGGCGCTGCGAACGGCGTACGACACCGACGAGACGCCCGACGACCTCACGTCGTGGGTCGAGGACAAGGTGTCGATGGTGTACGAGGGCGAGGAACTCGCCCGCGCGTACGACCACCTCGCGAACGCCGACCGCTGGCTCGGCCGGGTGTACGCGACCCAGAACTACCGCTACTGGCGGTACGCGACCGACAACGTCTCGGCGGGGGTCGCCGCCTCGCGCGACCGGACCCGCGGCGGCTGGACCCGCTACGGCGGCGCGCCGTGGCGCTCGACGAAGAACGCGACGCGCGACGCGGTCACGTCGCGCATCGCAGAATCCGCGGGTGTGAGCATCGCCACCGCCCGCCGCGAGGTCCTCCCCTTCTTACAGGCGATGACCCACCACTGCAAGCCGCGCGACCTCACGGTGGCGATGACGGCGTGGTACGACTTCGACACCGACCACGTCGCGTACGTGACCGGTAGCGGCGAGTCGACGAACAAGGTCCAGTCCATCGTCGAAGAGGCGAGAGAGCGCCGCGAGGAACTGCTCGAAGCGCACGCGGGCGACGCGTTCGCGCGTGAAGGACTCGCCGCCCACGCCGAGAGTACTGCCGACACGAACGAGGGAGCGGACGACGCGGGCGAGAACGCGGACACGAGCGGCGGGACCGACGGGACGACGACCCTCGACGACCTCGCTGCCTCCGCCGACGACGAGGCCGGCGATGAGGACGACACCGACGGCGACACGGGGGATGGCGGCGGACGCGACGACGGTCAGTCGGGGCTGTTCGATTTCACGTGAGCCAGCACGCCCCACGAGGCGTGAGAACGATTGCGTCGATATCCGGCGCGTTCGCCCCGAAACAGCGCCCATCGAGTCGGACGTACCATTTATCTGCATCGGTCGTATACAGATGTTAATACATGAGTGAGGGGGGATTCTTCTGGGGGACCGCTACGGAGGGAGCGGAGCCGCCGATGCACGTGCTCGTCGCCGACGACGACGACGCGATGCGTGAGACGACGGTCAAACTGCTCGAAGCCACGCTCGACAACGCCACCGTCACCGGATTCCCCTCCGCCCGGGGCGTGCTCGACGCGCTGGCCGACGACGCATCCGTCGACTGTATCGTCTCGGACTACGAGATGCCCGAGATGAGCGGACTGGAACTCCTCGAAGCGGTCCGCGAGACGGACCCCGACGTGCCGTTCGTCATCTACACCGGCCACGGGAACGAGGACGTCGCGAGCGACGCCATCTCCGCGGGCGTCACCGACTACGTCCGCAAGTCGGTCACCGGCGGCCATCGGATACTCGCCAACCGTATCGAGTCGGCCGTCGCCCGACGCCGTGCGGAGGCCGAGCGCGAACTCCAGGCGCTGGCGATGTCGACCGTCGAGGAGGGAATCGCGGTCGTCGACAGCGAGGGGAGGTTCGTCGAGGTGAACGGCGCGTACGCGGAGACGTACGGGTACGACCGGGACGAACTCGTCGGCGAGTCGTGGGAGGTGATCAACCCGCCCCAGGAGAACGAGCGGATGCACCTGCAGATCCTCCCCACGCTCGACGAACAGGGAATCTGGCGCGGCGAGTCGGTCGGCCTCCGCAAGGACGGGTCGACGTTCGTGAAGTCGAAGTCGCTGACGAAACTCGACTCCGGCGGGTTCGTCTGTGCCGTTAGGGACGTGACCGAACAGCGTGACGCCGAGGACGCGCTCCGCGAGCAGAACGAACGCCTCCGGGAGTTCGCTCGGCTCGTCTCACACGACCTGCGCAACCCGCTGAACGTCGCCGAAGGCTACCTCACCGTCGTCGAGGAGTCCGTCGACGAAGAACTGCAGGACGACGTGGAGCGTATCAAGACCGCCCACGACCGGATGCGCCGGCTCATCGATGACATGCTCCGTCTCGCTCGCGAGGGACGGCTGGTCGACAACGCCGAAGCGGTCCCGCTCACGGACGTCGTCGAAACGGCGGCGCTCACCGTCGGCCTCAAGAGCGAGGGGTCGTGCGTCGTCGAAGAGGGCCTCCCGTCGGTGTACGCGGACGAGGAGCGGCTGAGCGCGCTGTTCGAGAACCTCTTCGGCAACGCTCTCGAACACGCCGGACCGAACCCCACCGTCCGGGTCGGCCCGCTCACCGACGACTACGGCGTCTGCGGCTTCTTCGTCGAGGACGACGGCCCCGGCATCCCGGAGAACCGACACGTCAAGGTGTTCGAGTCGGGCTTCACCACGAACCGCTCGGGGACCGGGTTCGGCCTCGCCATCGTCAAGCGAATCACGACCGCTCACGGCTGGACCGTCTCGGTCCGCGACGGCCGTGACGGTGGCGCCCGGTTCGAGTTCCGCGGCGTCAACGTCGTCGACGGCGCTGCCGCCGCGGACGGACGAGCAGAGCCCGAAGAGACGGGCGTCGTGACCGAGAACGAAGCTCCGGTCGGCACGGAAACCGCCGCTGATGTGAAGGCCGACGACGACACCGACGCGGACGACGACGCGAGAGCCGACACAGACACCGACACTGACGCGGACGACGACGTGAGGACCGACACCGACGTGGAGACAGACACCGGCGCTGTCGCCGACGGCGGTGACGGAGCGTGTGACGACACGAGCGACAACGCGTGACCCTCTCCCGTCACCCCCGGTGATTTTACCCCCGGCCACGAACGGCCGGCATGCGCGCTGCTGTCCTCACCGAGTACGGAGAGCCGCTGTCGATCCGCTCGCTCGACGACCCGAAGCCGACGCCGGACGGGGTCGTGGTGGAGGTGGAAGCCTGTGGCATCTGCCGGAGCGACTGGCACGCCTGGCAGGGCCACGGCGAGTGGGCCGACGACCAGGTGCCGCGGGGGCAGGTACTCGGGCACGAACCCGCCGGAACCGTCGTCGACGCCGGCGACCGCGTATCCGAGTACGCGGTCGGCGACCGGGTCGCCGTCCCGTTCAACCTCGGTGACGGCTCCTGTCCACGGTGTCTGGCCGGCCACGGGAACCGCTGCGTCGACGGGAGCGCGCTCGGCTTTTCGAGCGACGCTCCCGGCGCGTTCGCCGAACGGGTGCACGTCCCCCACGCGGACTACAACCTGCTCGCGCTCCCCGACGCGGTGGCGCCGGTGGACGTCGCGGCGCTCGGCTGTCGGTTCATGACGGCCTACCACGCGTTGGCACATCGGGTGTCGCCGCCGCCGGGGTCGTGGGTCGCCGTCCACGGGTGCGGCGGCGTCGGCCTCTCGGCGCTGTCCGTCGCGCGGGCGGCCGGCCACCGGACCGTCGCGGTCGACATCCGCGAGGAGGCGCTCGCGCTCGCCGGCGAGGTGGGCGCCACGGTCACTGTCGACGCCACCGAGACGGACGTCGTGGGCGAAATCGAGGAGGTAACGGGCGACGGGGCGGACGTCTCGCTCGACGCGCTGGGCCGCGCGGAGACCTGTCGCAACTCCGTCCGCTGTGTCCGCCCCGGCGGGACGCACGTCCAGGTCGGCCTCACCACCGACGCCGAACGCGGCGAGGTGTCGCTCCCCACCGATTGGATGACCCGCTGGGAGGTGTCGTTCGTCGGCTCCCGGGGGATGCCGCCGACGCGGTACGACGAACTGTTCGGCCTCGTCGAGAGCGGTGCCGTCTCGCCCGAGACGCTCGTCACGCGCGAGGTGTCGCTGGACGACGTCTCCGACAGATTGGCGGCGATGACCGACTACGAGACGGTCGGC
Proteins encoded:
- a CDS encoding GNAT family N-acetyltransferase; translation: MTEVTVRPYDDGDADELWSLKRGFELGLGHGTGGDDKGATYAAKLTESYRRKWLAWVERCVDEDPDCVQLAVHEEGPIGYVFVLPASLAFVWDAAVLNELYLDPPARGTGVADDLMEAALACAEKQDLPLERLVLDVDRENDRARAFYDRWGFEHWGEMVAREL
- a CDS encoding metal-dependent hydrolase family protein; its protein translation is MLLRDARLLSSDVDRVGDLRVVDGRIGAVGDLTPRSDERCLGLDGRTLMPGLVDAHVHFSLSAETTIESVVNMSDAELALAESRNARKTLEAGVTGVRAMGAAGVDLHLKRAVERGDVPGPRMVANGRSITVTGGHGHHLGREIDGPVDARKAVREQVKRGADFIKFMTTGGVTTPGTDPDTVALTDDELDALVDETHRHGLHAATHVHGAEGAKAAALAGVDTIEHGTFLDEEAIELMLSEEVTLVPTLSAPYYIVRNVEWATPDTARKTEHIYERHIDSFARAVEAGVTIAGGTDAGTPFNDHGANAAEVTFMIEHGLSPRAAIEAMTETAARTVGLDDCGTLDEGAHADLLVIQGDPLEDSTRLNAPEAVLFGGELASGYLPTEE
- a CDS encoding pyridoxamine 5'-phosphate oxidase family protein, producing the protein MNDTRSVRMDDDERAAFLGTGGTGVVSFATEEGEPPYSLPVSYGYDADSDGLYLRLAFDTESGKEAVVTANRPLSLVVHRQEDAGWRSVVVTGRLEEATEAAIDSDVVQAMRRVHIPLVDVFDRHPRELTFRFFRVDVDEVSGRKEAKSA
- a CDS encoding pyridoxamine 5'-phosphate oxidase family protein produces the protein MSRAELMDDREVNAFLGNEGTGVLALARDDESYAIPVSYGYDREEGTFYLRLAFHADSRKREYIGPSRPATLVVNRETEEGWRSVVARGRLRETGEAAIDSSVVEAIRRVNIPFFTVFDRPARELDFELFRLAPDELTGHKQV
- a CDS encoding four-helix bundle copper-binding protein; its protein translation is MSLAETVSKIDGLSDEERECIEICNEAAEVCEWCADECLGDEEMEECARLCRDVADIASLHARFVARGSNYSDQLAEACAGVCEECAEECSSHDHDHCQVCADVLEACAEHCRGMMRA
- a CDS encoding AbrB/MazE/SpoVT family DNA-binding domain-containing protein, with the protein product MSDARLDDRGRLTLPKEMRERYGEHYHIVQLHDGIKLIPVADDPLDALREEFADVEKTASELREEAREAALDEAGR
- a CDS encoding PIN domain-containing protein → MYAETDFLLALIKDEDWLGDAAEAVYRAHRNELWTSQFTLIELLLVAYREDRDTERVVTNAAKLVEVRGDVDTVVAAATYVEDHGLTPFDALHLVESDGDTVVSSDGAYEGFVPRLGLQSVDEE
- a CDS encoding replication factor C large subunit, which gives rise to MADWTEKYRPTTLSEVRGNDTARDEFAEWADTWDEHREPAVLHGSPGVGKTSAAHALAADKGWETVELNASDQRTADVIERFAGRAAMNTTLSGASNADSRGERDRGRQLVILDEADNIHYQKDYGGKQAVTKLLKEANQPVVLIANDFYEMSRGMRSACREIEFRDVSARSIVPVLRDICRREGVEFEARALERIAESNDGDLRSAVRDLQSSVGGRASLSLDDVTSGGRDRTVNIFGFLDSVLKESDSAEEALRTAYDTDETPDDLTSWVEDKVSMVYEGEELARAYDHLANADRWLGRVYATQNYRYWRYATDNVSAGVAASRDRTRGGWTRYGGAPWRSTKNATRDAVTSRIAESAGVSIATARREVLPFLQAMTHHCKPRDLTVAMTAWYDFDTDHVAYVTGSGESTNKVQSIVEEARERREELLEAHAGDAFAREGLAAHAESTADTNEGADDAGENADTSGGTDGTTTLDDLAASADDEAGDEDDTDGDTGDGGGRDDGQSGLFDFT
- a CDS encoding sensor histidine kinase encodes the protein MSEGGFFWGTATEGAEPPMHVLVADDDDAMRETTVKLLEATLDNATVTGFPSARGVLDALADDASVDCIVSDYEMPEMSGLELLEAVRETDPDVPFVIYTGHGNEDVASDAISAGVTDYVRKSVTGGHRILANRIESAVARRRAEAERELQALAMSTVEEGIAVVDSEGRFVEVNGAYAETYGYDRDELVGESWEVINPPQENERMHLQILPTLDEQGIWRGESVGLRKDGSTFVKSKSLTKLDSGGFVCAVRDVTEQRDAEDALREQNERLREFARLVSHDLRNPLNVAEGYLTVVEESVDEELQDDVERIKTAHDRMRRLIDDMLRLAREGRLVDNAEAVPLTDVVETAALTVGLKSEGSCVVEEGLPSVYADEERLSALFENLFGNALEHAGPNPTVRVGPLTDDYGVCGFFVEDDGPGIPENRHVKVFESGFTTNRSGTGFGLAIVKRITTAHGWTVSVRDGRDGGARFEFRGVNVVDGAAAADGRAEPEETGVVTENEAPVGTETAADVKADDDTDADDDARADTDTDTDADDDVRTDTDVETDTGAVADGGDGACDDTSDNA
- a CDS encoding zinc-dependent alcohol dehydrogenase family protein — protein: MRAAVLTEYGEPLSIRSLDDPKPTPDGVVVEVEACGICRSDWHAWQGHGEWADDQVPRGQVLGHEPAGTVVDAGDRVSEYAVGDRVAVPFNLGDGSCPRCLAGHGNRCVDGSALGFSSDAPGAFAERVHVPHADYNLLALPDAVAPVDVAALGCRFMTAYHALAHRVSPPPGSWVAVHGCGGVGLSALSVARAAGHRTVAVDIREEALALAGEVGATVTVDATETDVVGEIEEVTGDGADVSLDALGRAETCRNSVRCVRPGGTHVQVGLTTDAERGEVSLPTDWMTRWEVSFVGSRGMPPTRYDELFGLVESGAVSPETLVTREVSLDDVSDRLAAMTDYETVGVEVVTEF